The genomic stretch GCTCGAAAAGATCGAGAAGCCGGCCGGCATCAGCAACCCGAAGGACTTCCGCAACGAGGTGGTCAACTTCGTGCTCCGTGCTCGCGCGAAGAACGAAGGCGCCAACCCGAGCTGGACCTCCTACGAGAAACTGCGCGCGGTGATCGAGAAGAAGATGTTCTCCAACACGGAAGACCTGCTGCCCGTCATCAGCTTCAATGCCAAGGCCAGTGCCGACGAGCAGAAGAAGCATCAGAACTTCGTCAATCGCATGATCGAAAAGGGCTATACCGAGAAACAGGTGCGCCTGCTATGCGAGTGGTATCTGCGCGTACGGAAGTCGTCCTGAACGCCTGAACGTACCATTGCGATCCGCGCCGCCGGCAGCGACCGGCAGCGGATTCGTCGTGGGCCACCACGGAGGAAGGCATGGTCCGCATCATCGATCGGCGCTTCGACAGCAAGAAAAAGAGTGCGGTTAATCGCCAGCGTTTCGTGCGCCGCTTCAAGCAGCAGATTCGGCGCGCAGTATCCGACGCAATAGATGGCCGCTCCATTCGCGACCTGGACAACGGCGAAAGTGTTTCCATCCCGACCAAGGATCTGTCCGAACCTCATTTCCAGAATGGCAAGGGCGGAATCTGGGAGCAGGTTTTCCCCGGCAACGACCAGTTTTCCAGCGGAGACCAGATCAGGCGGCCGCAAGGCGGCGCCGGCGGCTCGGGCGGCGGAGGCAAGGCCGGGAACGAGGGCGAAAGCGAAGACGATTTTGTCTTTCAGCTCTCGCGTGACGAATTTCTCGACATCTTTTTCGACGACCTCGCCCTGCCCAACCTGATTCGCACCCAGCTCGCCCGGGTCACTGACTTCAAGTCCCAACGCGCCGGTTTTACATCGAGCGGCGTGCCGGCCAACATCAATATCGTGCGCTCCATGCGCGGTGCGCTGGGTCGTCGCCTGGCGCTGGGGTCGCCCTATCGGGCCCGTTATCGCGAATTGCAGCAGGAACTCGACGAAGCCATCGCGGAGCTGGGCGAAGACAGCGAGCGTGTGCGCGAGTTGCGTGAGGAACTCGGCAAACTGCGCGCGCGCATCGATGCAATCCCCTTCATCGACAGCTTCGACCTGCGCTACAACAACCGTATCCGAATTCCGCAGCCCACCACCCAGGCGGTCATGTTCTGCGTGATGGACGTGTCCGGTTCGATGGACGAGGAGAAGAAGGCCACGGCGAAGCGCTTCTTCATGCTGCTCTACCTCTTCCTCAATCGAACTTACGAACACATCGAGGTGGTCTTCATCCGTCACCACACCATCGCCAAGGAGACCGACGAGGACGAGTTCTTCCACTCACGCGAATCCGGTGGCACGGTGGTGTCGAGCGCGCTCGAACTGATGCGCGACATCATTCGAGCGCGCTACGCAGGCGGTCAGTGGAACGTCTATGGCGCCCAGGCTTCGGATGGCGACAACTGGGACAACGACTCGCCCATCTGCCGCAAGATTCTCGACGACGAGATCCTGCCGTGGTGTCAGTACTTCGCCTACATCGAAATCACCCCGGGCGAACCCCAGAACCTGTGGCGCGAGTACGAAAAGCTGCACGCCAGCAGCAAGAACTTCGCCATGCAGCGCATCGAGTCGCCGGCAGACATCTATCCGGTTTTCCGCGAACTTTTCAAAAAGAGCCTCGCATGAAACCTGCCCTGAAGAAACGCATCCCCCTGCCCGCAGGTTCGGAATGGACCTTCGAGAGCATCGAGCGCTACCACACCGAGATCGCCCGCGTCGCCAAAGGCTATGGTCTCGATACCTACCCGGTACAGATCGAGGTCATCACCGCCGAGCAAATGATGGACGCGTACGCCTCGGTCGGCATGCCGGTCAACTACCACCACTGGTCATTCGGCAAGCAGTTTCTGAGCACGGAGAAAGGTTACCGTCGCGGCCAGATGGGTCTGGCATACGAGATCGTCATCAACTCCAACCCCTGCATCGCCTACCTGATGGAGGAGAACACCCTGCCGATGCAGGGGCTGGTGATTGCACACGCCGCATACGGCCACAACAGTTTCTTCAAGGGCAATTACCTGTTCCGCACCTGGACCAATGCGGACGCAATCATCGATTACCTGATCTTTGCCCGGAACTACATCGCCCAGTGTGAAGAGCGCCATGGCGTGGAAGATGTGGAGTTGCTGCTCGACTCCTGCCATGCGCTCATGAACCTGGGGGTCGACCGCTACAAGCGCCCGCCCAAGCTCTCCATGGCGAAGGAAAAGTTGCGTCAGGAGGAGCGCGAGGAGTACCTGCAAACCCAGGTCAACGACCTGTGGCGCACGCTGCCGGCCCACGACGTGCGCAGCGACGGCCGCAAGGAGCGGCGCTTCCCGGAAGAGCCGGAAGAGAACCTGCTCTATTTCATCGAGAAGAACGCGCCCCTGCTCGAACCCTGGCAGCGCGAGGTCGTGCGCATCGTGCGCAAGATCGCGCAGTACTTCTTCCCCCAGCGTCAGACGCAGGTCATGAACGAGGGTTGGGCAACCTACTGGCACTACACCCTGCTCAACACGCTGTACGACGAAGACCTGCTGGCCGACAGCTTCATGCTTGAGTTCCTGCAGTCGCACACCAACGTCGTCTATCAGCCGCCCTATAACGTGCGCTGGTACAACGGCATCAACCCCTATGCGCTCGGCTTCGCGATGTGGACCGACATCCGTCGCATCTGCGAACACCCGACGGACGAGGATCGCCAGTGGTTCCCCGATATCGCGGGCAGCGACTGGCGGGAAACCTTCGACTTCGCGATGCGCAATTTCAAGGACGAGAGCTTCGTTGCGCAATATCTGTCGCCAAAGGTCATGCGCGACTTCCGCATGTTTGCGATCTTCGACGACGAACGTGAAGACAAGCTCAAGGTTTCTGCCATCCACGACGATGCCGGCTTCCGCCATGTGCGCGAAATCCTGTCGGAGCACTATAACCTTGGCAGCCGAGAGCCCAACATCCAGGTCTGGAACGTCGACCTGCGTGGCGACCGCTCGCTCACCCTTCGCCACCAGCGCTGGCAGGGCCGGCCACTGGCCGAGAATGCGGAAGAGGTCGTGAAGCATATTGCCCGAC from Parazoarcus communis encodes the following:
- a CDS encoding YeaH/YhbH family protein produces the protein MVRIIDRRFDSKKKSAVNRQRFVRRFKQQIRRAVSDAIDGRSIRDLDNGESVSIPTKDLSEPHFQNGKGGIWEQVFPGNDQFSSGDQIRRPQGGAGGSGGGGKAGNEGESEDDFVFQLSRDEFLDIFFDDLALPNLIRTQLARVTDFKSQRAGFTSSGVPANINIVRSMRGALGRRLALGSPYRARYRELQQELDEAIAELGEDSERVRELREELGKLRARIDAIPFIDSFDLRYNNRIRIPQPTTQAVMFCVMDVSGSMDEEKKATAKRFFMLLYLFLNRTYEHIEVVFIRHHTIAKETDEDEFFHSRESGGTVVSSALELMRDIIRARYAGGQWNVYGAQASDGDNWDNDSPICRKILDDEILPWCQYFAYIEITPGEPQNLWREYEKLHASSKNFAMQRIESPADIYPVFRELFKKSLA
- a CDS encoding SpoVR family protein, giving the protein MKPALKKRIPLPAGSEWTFESIERYHTEIARVAKGYGLDTYPVQIEVITAEQMMDAYASVGMPVNYHHWSFGKQFLSTEKGYRRGQMGLAYEIVINSNPCIAYLMEENTLPMQGLVIAHAAYGHNSFFKGNYLFRTWTNADAIIDYLIFARNYIAQCEERHGVEDVELLLDSCHALMNLGVDRYKRPPKLSMAKEKLRQEEREEYLQTQVNDLWRTLPAHDVRSDGRKERRFPEEPEENLLYFIEKNAPLLEPWQREVVRIVRKIAQYFFPQRQTQVMNEGWATYWHYTLLNTLYDEDLLADSFMLEFLQSHTNVVYQPPYNVRWYNGINPYALGFAMWTDIRRICEHPTDEDRQWFPDIAGSDWRETFDFAMRNFKDESFVAQYLSPKVMRDFRMFAIFDDEREDKLKVSAIHDDAGFRHVREILSEHYNLGSREPNIQVWNVDLRGDRSLTLRHQRWQGRPLAENAEEVVKHIARLWGFTVRLESANDAGEVELLHETRLEKRKAGN